The nucleotide sequence CAGCAAGATCGGGCCAGATTGGCCGAAAACCGTTTCAGTATGAATAGATCAAGCGCAGATTGCTATCTCCGCGCGTAGACAGCGCAGTGGCCCCGAACAGAACCGCCCCGGTCGGCCCCGTCCCGCCCGGCCATAGACTGACGGCCATGACCAGTTCTTCGGCGGGAACGCCCCGGCGCGAGGCGCCCGAGCCCCTTGAGGGGCCGATCGTCGGCACCGTCACCGGCGGCACGATCATCTGGTTCGTCCTGTTCCTCGTGCAGCTCCCGTTCTACGGCTGGTACTCCGACCACGGGCACGCCTGGTGGATCTGGACCTGCCTGGCCGGCGGCGGGCTCGGCCTCATCGGCATCTGGTACGTACGGGGCAGGGACGCGGCGATCAAGCGCGCCGAGGCCGCCGCCGAGGCCGGAACCGGACCCGACCCCCGATCCGACAGCGGCCCGGGAGCCGAACCGCCCCGGTAGCCGGCCACCGGCACGGCCCGACGCGCCCGCCCCGGCCTGTCCGGCGCGTGACCGCGCCCTTCCGGTCGTACGGTCGGAACCATGACGCAGCGGGCGAAAGACGACACGGACCCCGGGCTCGGCCGCGCCACCGGCCTCTCCACCGCGGAGGTCGCCGAACGGGTCGCGCGTGGCGAGGTCAACGACGTACCGGCCCGCAACAGCCGCTCCACCGCCGACATCGTCCGCGCCAACGTCTTCACCCGCTTCAACGCGATCATCGGCGTGCTGTGGGCGATCGTGCTGCTGGTCGCGCCGATCCAGGACAGCCTCTTCGGCTTCGTGATCATCGCCAACACCGGGATCGGCATCGTCCAGGAGCTGCGCGCCAAGAAGACACTCGAAGGGCTCGCCGTCATCGGCGAGGCCAAGCCCGCGGTACGCCGGGACGGCGCCACCGCGGGCTTGGCCACCTCGGAGATCGTCCTGGGCGACCTCATCGAGCTGGGGCCGGGGGACAAGGCGGTGGTCGACGGCGAGACGGTCGAGGCCGACGGTCTTGAGGTCGACGAGTCGCTGCTCACCGGCGAGCCCGACCCCGTACTGAAGCACCCCGGCGATCCCGTGATGTCCGGCAGCTTCGTCGTCGCGGGCAGCGGCGCCTTCCGGGCCACCCGGGTGGGCCGCGAGGCGTACGCCGCCCAGTTGGCCGAGGAGGCGTCGCGCTTCACCCTCGTCCACTCCGAACTGCGCATCGGCATCAGCACGATCCTCAAGTACGTGACGTGGATGATGGTTCCGACGGCGATCGGGCTGATCATCAGTCAGCTGGTCGTCAAACAGAACGACTTCAAGAACGCGGTCGCGCGCACGGTCGGCGGTATCATCCCGATGATCCCCGAGGGCCTGGTCCTGCTGACGTCGGTCGCCTTCGCGATCGGTGTCATCCGGCTCGGCCGCAAGCAGTGTCTCGTCCAGGAACTGCCCGCGATCGAGGGCCTGGCACGGGTGGACGTCGTGTGCCTCGACAAGACGGGCACGCTGACGGAGGGCGGGATGGACGTCACGGAGCTGCGCCCGCTGGGCGGCGCCGACGAGTCGTCCGTACGCCGGGTGCTGGCCGCGCTCGGCGCGTCCGACCCGCGTCCCAACGCCAGCCTCCAGGCGATCGTGGACGCGTATCCGCACGGCGACGGCGACGGCGGCAGGCCGGCCCGGACGCTGCCGTTCTCGTCGGCGCGCAAGTACAGCGGGGCGGCCTTCGAGGACGGCGACGGCACCGTGAC is from Streptomyces sp. NBC_00370 and encodes:
- a CDS encoding DUF2530 domain-containing protein produces the protein MTSSSAGTPRREAPEPLEGPIVGTVTGGTIIWFVLFLVQLPFYGWYSDHGHAWWIWTCLAGGGLGLIGIWYVRGRDAAIKRAEAAAEAGTGPDPRSDSGPGAEPPR